In Candidatus Manganitrophus noduliformans, the genomic stretch AGGAAAGCGCGGTAGCGGTCGATCCCCTCCTTCGTGATCAGATCGAAATCGATCCGGGTGTGGACGCACGCCTGTCCGAAGTGGCCGTAGAGGGCGCACTGATATCCGTGCCGGTCCAGCAGCCGGCGCAGGTCGCGAAGATAGTCGCCGAGCCGCTCCGGATGGACCGCCGAGTCCTCCCAGCCGGGCCAGGAGTCTTTCTCGCCGGGGACAAACGCCGTCGCGCCGAGCCCCGACTCGCGGATTTCCCAAATCCGCTCCTGATCTTCCGGATCGGCATACAGATGCATGGCGGGGGGACGTTCCCCCTTCCGGAGCGCCTCCATCATCTCCCGCCCCCGCGCGTTCGCCTCTTTTTGATCCTCGCCGCCGAACTCGACGAGGAGCCATCCCCCCCCCTCGGGGAGGAGATCGACATTTTCCGCATGAAGGTGTTTCTTTCTGATATAGCCGACCAGACGGTCGTCGATCCCCTCCAGGCCGACCGGCCCGTGGGCCATCACCTCCGTGATATGGTCCCCCGCGGTGAAAACGTCGGGGTAACCGAGGACGGCGAGGGCCCGCTTGGGGGGACTCGGGACGAGCTTAACCACCGCCTCCAGGACGGTCACGCAGGTCCCCTCCGAGCCGACAAGCGCGCGGGCGACGTCGAAGCCGTTCTCCGGAAGGAGCTGCTCCAGGCTGTACCCCGACACGCGCCGCGGAATCCGCGGAAAGCGCTCTCGGATCAGACCGGCATGGCGGTCCCGCAGCGATTTCAGCTTGGCGTAAATTTCTCCCCGCCGCCCCCCCTCCTGAATGATTCTCTGCAGCGCATCGTCGCCGGTTTTTCCCGCCTGCATCCGAAGGCCGTCGTGGGTGAGGATTTCCAAAGTCTCGATATTGTCGGCGGTCCGCCCCGCCATCACCGAGTGGATGCCGCAGGAGTTGTTGCCGATCATCCCCCCCAGCGTGCACCACCGGTGTGTCGCCGGGTCGGGGCCGAAGGTGAGATCGAATCGCTCGGCGGCGCTCCGAAGGTTGTCGAGGACGACCCCCGGCTCGACGCGGGCCCGTTTCCGATCGGGGTCGATCTCGATGATCCGGTTCATATACTTGCTGAAGTCGATCACCACCGCGACATTGCAGGTCTGCCCGGCAAGACTGGTGCCGGCTCCGCGGGGGAGGATCGGCGCGCCATATCGGCGGCAGATCTCGATCGTCTCGATCACATCCTCGGCCGTTTTTGGAATGACCACTCCGATCGGCACCTGCCGGTAGTTCGACGCGTCGGCCGCGTAGAGGGCGCGGCTGCCGGCGTCGAACCGGACCTCGCCGTTGATGCGCGATCGGATCGCTTCGGCCAGGACTTCTGCGTGATCGGTCTCGACCCTTTTTGTCATCCGCATTTCTCTCCTTCTTCGATCAAGCGGCCCTCCGGCGCGCATCGGCTTCGGTGCGACGGTATGATTCGGGTTTCCGCTTGGCGTCGACGCTGATCCGTCCCGGACCCGCCCCCATCACATAGAGAATGCCGCCGATCATCGCCAGATTTTTCATGAAGTGGATCATCTGATTCGGGTCGGCGAAGTTGGTGTGAAAGATCAAGGTCGTCGGAATCATGAAGATCAAAAGGGCGAGGCTCCCCCAGAAGGTGAACGCTCCGAAGAGGAGGGAGAGGGCGCCGCCGATTTCGAGAACGATCGCCCCGACGAGAAAGAGGCCGGGGAGCGGCATGCCGGCCTGGGCCATCATCTCCTGCGTTGCGCCGGGCGCCAGGATTTTATTGATCCCCGACATGAAAAAAATCGCCGCAATGAAGATGCGGCCGAATAACGCCAGATAATCGTGCCAATCCGTTTTCATGGGAACCTCCATTTTTTTAGCGGTCGTATCCCTTCACACCGCATACTTCTCCGCGTCTGCCCGCTTCAATTCCAATCCCAATCCGGGACGCGAGAGGTCCGGTTTGAGCATTCCGCCCGACGGGGAGATCGCGCCGTCGAAGAGCATCCGCTCGATCCGGGCGTGATCATAGAAATACTCCACGTGAACCGTCCGGGCCAGCGCGCAGCAGGGATGGGTGTGGAGCGACGGGGCGGTATGAGCCGAGAGCGGCATCGAGCGGGCGTCGCAGAGCGGTCCGGTCTGCAAGAATCCGGTGATTCCGCCGCAGCGGGTGGCGTCGGCCTGAAGGATATCGACCGCTCCCGCCTCCAGCATCCGTGCGAAGTAGGGAAGGTCATAACCGTATTCCCCGGCGGCGATCGCCATCCCGGCCGGGGCGCGGTCGCGCAGCAGGCGGAGCCCTTCCAGATCGTCGGAGGAGACCGGCTCCTCGAACCAGGTGACGCCGAATTCGGCGAACGCCTCGGCCATGGCCAGCGCCTCTTTCCGACCGTAGGCGCCGTTGGCATCGACGAAGAGCTCCGGACCCGGACCGATCGCTTCCCGGGCGGCCCGGACCCGGTCGAGATCGGCCGCCGGGTGCCGGCCGACCTTCATCTTGACGCGCGAGAACCCCTCGGCGATCCAGCCGCCGAGCTGTTTTTGAAGCTGCGGGATCGAGTAGGAGGTGAATCCCCCGCTCGCGTAGGCCGGAACGCCGTCGCGGACCGCCCCCAGCAGGGTGACGAGCGGCAGATCGAGGAGGCGCGCCTTGAGGTCCCAGAGGGCGTTGTCGACGGCGGCGATCGCCGTCGAGGCGATCCCGGGGCGGCCGAGGTTGCGGACCGCCCGGACCATCTCGCTCCAACTCCCCGCGACCGCCATCGCGTCGCCCCCTTCAACGCTCCGGGCAAGGCGCTCCCGGATCAATCGCGCGGCGGCGTCGGCGGCGTAGCTGTATCCGAGGCCGCGGACCTCTCCCGCCGTCGCTTCGACCACCACCAGCGTCGTTTCGGTCCACTCGAACGTGCCGTCCGATTCCGAAAAATCGGTCGGGATCCGATAGGCCGAGACGTCGATCCGGTCGATGGGGACGCGGCCGGCGGCGAATCGCGTCGCCATCATTTCCCCCGGCGCGGAAGATACGACTCCACCATATCCTTGAACGACTGCCGGATCACGCCGACCGCGTCGGGATCTCCCTTGAAGAGCGACATCGCGAACGACTTTGCCTGCTCGAAGGTGATGTGCGGCGGCAGCGGCGGCACGTTCGGGTCGGTGATCGCCTCGACGACGACCGGACGGTCGGCGGCGAGCGCCTCCTCCCAGGCGGGGCCGACGGCGTCGGGCGAATCGACCCGGATCCCCTTCAGGCCGATCGACTCCGCGTAGCCCGCATAGGGAAAATCGGGAACGTTTTGGGACGCCTCGAACTTGGTGTCGCCGACCAAGACCCGCTGCTCCCAGGTGACCTGGTTCAGGTCGTGGTTGTTGAGAACCAGAACGATGAGCTGTGGATTGCGCCACTCCTTCCAATATTTCGCGACGGTGATCAGCTCGTTGTTCCCGGCCATCTGCATCGATCCGTCGCCGACCAGCGCGAAGACCGGCCGGTCGGGGAAGGCGAACTTGGCGGCGATGGCGTAGGGGACCCCCGGTCCCATCGTCGCGAGCGTTCCCGAGACCGAGCCCATCATCCCGCGCCGGAGCTTGATGTCGCGGGCATACCAGTTGGTGACCGAGCCGGTGTCGCAGGCGATGATTGCATTGTCCGGCAGGCGCGGCGAGAGCTCCCAGGCGACCCGCTGGGGATTCAGCGGGTCGGCGTCGTTCATGGCGCGCGCCTCCAGGACCCGCCACCACTCGGCGATGGTTCCCTCGATCCACTCCCGCCATCGCCGGTCCCGCTTCCGCTGCAAGTAAGGAATCAGCGCCCGGAGGGTCTCTTTGCTGTCGCCGACGAGGTTGACCTCCATCGGATAGCGCATGCTCAGCATCCGCCCGTCGAGATCGATCTGCACGCCGCGCGCCTGTCCCTCTTTCGGGAGGAACTCGGAGTAGGGAAAGCGGCTTCCGATCATCAGAAGGGTGTCGCAGTTCGCCATCATCTCCCAACTCGGCCGGGTGCCGAGCAGGCCGATCGAACCGGTGACGAAGGGAAGATCGTCGGGGAGGGCCGCCTTCCCGAGGAGCGCTTTGGCGACGCCGGTTCCCAAAAGATCGGCGACCTCGGTCACCTCGTCGGCCGCCCCCATCGCCCCTGCGCCGATCAAGATGGCGACCCGCTCCCCGGCGTTGAGAACGTCGGCGGCCCGGCGCAGATCGGCGTCGGCCGGGACGACCCGCGGGTCGGCGTAGCCGATGCCGGAGAAGATCGTCCCGTGCTTGCGCTCGGGGCTCGGCACCGCCTCTAATTCCTGAACGTCGGCCGGAACGATCACGCAGGTGACGCAGCGCTCGGACCTGGCGATCCGGATCGCCCGGTCGATCAGATGGCGAACCTGCGCCGGATCGGTCGCCATGTGGACATATTCGTGCGCCACATCTTTGAAGAGGGTGATCAGATCGACCTCCTGCTGATAGTGCCCGCCGAGGGCGGTCCGCGCCTGCTGTCCGACGATCGCCACCACCGGCTGGTGGTCGAGCTGGGCGTCGTAGAGGCCGTTGAGCAGATGGATCGCTCCCGGTCCGGAGGTGGCGAGACAGACGCCGACCTCGCCGGTGAACTTGGCATGCGCGCAGGCCATGAAGGCGGCCATCTCTTCGTGCCGGACCTGGACGAACGCCATCGAATCGGAGGCGCGGTTGAGCGCCCCCATGATGCCGTTGATGCCATCGCCGGGATAGCCGTAGATCCGTTTGATCCCCCAGTCCAAAAGCCGTTTCACCATAAAATCGCTGACCGTCTCAGCCATGAAAACCCCTCCTCATCATTGAGATTGACGATGTTGTCGATTATTCGTTGCCGGCGTATGCGATGGTCGTGAGCAGCGCATTCTCCGCTTGGCGCGAGTCGAGCCGGGTGTGCTGGACGACGATCGGGACGTCCGAGTCGAAGACGCTGGCGTAGTCGGTGTCGCGCGGGATCGGCTCCGGATCGTTCAGGTCGTTGAAGCGAAGATGCCGGGTGCGCCGGGCGGGGACCGTCACCCGGTAGGGTCCGACCGGCTCCCGATCGGCGTAATAGATCGTGATCTCCACGTGCGCCTCTTGATCGGCGGTATTGAGAATACAGGCCGTCTCATGGCTGGTGAACTGCGGCTCCGGCCCGTGACTCCAGCCGGGGATGTACCCCTCCGCAATCGCCCAATGTCTTTTTCCGATGGGTGAGCGCATCTCTTCCTTAGGCGCTTGTTGTTGTGAAAGCCGGCTTTCATTCTATGCGGCCCGGCTCCCGATAAGAAAAATTGTATAGAGACCGGCGGCGGCGATGCAATCATCCATCCGGATGATCTCCATTCGCGGAAGCGTGTGGCGCGTCGGCGCCCAATTCGGGGTCCGCCTGCCGCCGATCCGAATTGAAGCAAAAGATCGGATCGGTTACACTGGAAAAATCAATCACCTGTGAGTGGAGGAGATCGCGATGAAGGAAAAAGCGCCCGATTTGACGAAAGCGTTTCCGAGAAGCCCCAAAGAGAAGCTCGGCGGCTACGCGCATCTGGCCCGGATGGCCGACAAGGCGCGGGCGAAGGGGGCGGGCACCCTGGGAGAGTATCTCTATCCCTGTCCGCTTGATCAGGCGCTCTTGAAATTTCTCGGCCTCGACGGAGATCTGTTCCAGAAAGCGGCGGTCGAGCTGGGGGATCAGGATCTCCTGAAGTGGTTTCAGCACAACGCCAAGGTCCATACGCCCGAGCAGATCGATGCCTGGAATCGGGAGTTTTTGAGCCGGACCCCGCAGGACGAGGAGAGCCGCTGGCGATTCCTCAAAACGCGGGAGCGGGTCGCCCCCAACCGGACCGACGTCACGAGCTGGATCGATCTGCTCGATCTGGAAGAGGGAAGGGAAGTGCCTCAGAGGACGGTGAAGCGTTAAGAGCGAAGCGTGGAGAGTAGGGGGTGAAGCGTGCGCCACTCTCTTGCTGGTTTTCGTTCTCCGCCCATGTTATGATGCCCCGTTATGTCAAAAATGCCACCCAACAGTTTAGTCGTTCACTACCACGAGATTGCCCTCAAAGGGGATAACCGTCCGCTCTTTGTCCGCCAATTGATCGAAAACATTCAACAGGCCACCTTGCGCCTCGGCGTTCAAAAAATCGTCGCGCCGCGGGGAAGAATTATCCTTTTCCTGGAGGAGGGGGCGAATTGGACGGAGATCGTCGGACGGCTTAAATCTGTTTTTGGGATCGCCAACTATTCACCCGCCTGGCGGCGGTCGACCGGTTACGAAGCGATTGAAGAGACCATCGCCGCGCTGATTCCCGAAAAAGCCTTTGCGAGCTTTCGAATGTCGGCGCGGCGCGGAGACAAAAGCTACCCGATCCGGTCGCAGGAGTTGAATGAGCGACTGGGCCGATTTGTAGAAGAGAAGAGCGGCGCGCGGGTCGATCTGGAAAATCCGGAGCGGACCTTTCACGTCGAAATCCTTCCGAGGGAGGCGTTGATCTATACGGAGAAACATCGCGGACCCGGCGGGCTTCCGGTCGGCGTCTCCGGCCCGGTCGCCGCGTTGATCTCCGGCGGGATCGACTCTCCCGTCGCCTCCTACCAGATGATGAAGCGGGGATGCACCGTCTCCTTCATCCACTTTCATAGTTACCCCTTCGTCACCAAGGCTTCTTGGGAGAAGGCGGAGGAACTGGTGGAGCATCTCACGGCGTATCAGTTCCACTCGCGGCTTTATGCCGTTCCCTTCGGAGAGGTCCAGCGCCAGATCGTCACGAGCGCCCCCCCGGCCCTTCGGGTCGTCCTCTACCGCCGGTTCATGGTTCGGATCGCCCAGGAATTGGCGCGGCGGGAGGGGGCCAAAGCGCTCTTGACCGGGGAGAGCGTGGGGCAGGTCGCCTCGCAGACGCTGGAGAATCTCGCCGTGATTGAGGAAGTGGCCGCGCTTCCGATCCTCCGCCCCCTGATCGGCTTCAACAAAGATGAGATTATTACCGTGGCGCAGGAGATCGGAACCTATCCGATTTCGATTCAGCCCGATCAAGACTGCTGCCGTCTCTTCATCCCGCCGCACCCCGCCGTCCGCGCCCGCCTGGAGGCGATCCATCAAGCCGAGGCGAAGCTCGACATCGACGGGCTGGTCAAGATGGGGGTGGAAGGGGTGGTGATGCGGGAGTTTCGTTTTGGAGAAGGATAGCCACGCTTCGCTCTTTTAAGGGGCGGTGGAACCCGACTCCCTCCACTTCGAGCCTGGATCATCTTCCCCCGATGAGCCGACTGAAATAGGTTTGTCCCTATGATATTGCTTTTAGGGTTCCCCTTATGATATATCCCATCCGTTTATCATTTTAAAACATAAACTTTTCCGTCTAACCCGGTTCATGACTTCATGGGGTTAAACCTTCTCAACAGGTTATGAGCTGTTCTGCAATGAAAGGCAGAAAAACTTCTGTAATTAAAGGCGGAAGAGATTCTGTCTAATATAATTTGGGCGAGGACATAGATGGAGAATTAAAGATGAATATTCGAAGTAAAGTAAAGTCCGCGAGTATGGCAGTAATATTGTTACTGTTGTTCACAGGATGTGCGTCATTTTCTAGAAATCAGCTACCAAATGCGGCAAATCTTCTCCAGCTTAGTGAAAATAATAGTAAACCAACCGCATCGTATTCTTTTTCTTCTGGGATTGACCTTTTTGGGAAGCAAGAACACCAAGAAAATGTGCGCAAAAAGCTAGAAGACGAGTTTATCTCTGTGTTCAGGGAATCTGGTTACTTTGCCTCGTTGACTCCCGGAGGACAAGCTGAAATGAATATAGAAGTCCGTCTGGTCAACTCCGGAACACCTGCCGCAATGATTCCAGCCATGATTACAGGTTTCAGTCTTTACACTATCCCATCATGGGCGACAGATCACTACACCGTTACGGCGAAGGTGACAACACAGGATGGAAAAGAGCATATATACGAGCTTACGGATGCGATGACAACAGTTCAGTGGCTTCCGATGATTCTGGTCTTTCCATTTCAGAACATGGTCAACGTTTCTAAGCAAGTACGACAAAATATCTGGAAAAACCTGATCCTTAAGATGCAGAAAGACGGTGTTCTGTCACAGAACGTGCCTGTTGGACAAACGGATCATCTCGTCATTCAATTTGAGTGGTCTTTCCACGGTTAGGAACAAAATGAGGGACACATCCCTATTTACTGTTGGTATGATCTTCCAAGCCCAACCGCTAAAGAGCCCGCATTATTTTGGTGAGGGTCGTTTCAGCGGCGGCTCAGCTTTTTCGTTAGGCTTGTTCGAGGACTTTCAACAGAGTCGGGAGGAACAGTATGGGGCTCCGTTTTCGAAGGTCAGTAAAGCTCGCCCCCGGTATCCGAATGAACTTCAGCGGCAGTGGCGTAAGCTGGACTCTTGGCTCTAGAGGCGCGTCTATTGGTATTGGGAAGCGAGGCACATACCTTAACTCCGGTATTCCCGGAACAGGATTCCACGCCCGGGAGCGTATAGGAGGTTCGCGTGCGGGCAGTCGCTCAAGTGCGTCATCCTACTCAAGTATGTCTGTCACTATCGGAGTAACAGATGATGGAACGGTGTATTTCAGGGATGCAGATGGAAACCCTCTTGCAGAACATCTGATCAGTGCAGCAAAAAAACAACAAGGCGACGCAATACGAGATCTTATTCAAAAGAAATGTGATGAGATAAATGCACAAATCGAAGCACTCGGGGAAATTCATGTCGATACTCCGAACCCCAATGTAAAGCCGCAATATCAACCTCAAGAGTTTCCAGAATCCTCTCCCGCAAAGCCGGTTCCAAAGAAAGCTGGGCTATCGGCATGCTCTTTCTAAACGCGAAAAGATAGAAAGAGAAAACCAAGAAAGAGTGCGTCAGTTCGAGGAAGACCTTGAAAATTGGCGAGCGGCCAAACGCGAGTTTGATGAAGCCGAGGAACGTCGCAAGGATGTAATCGAACGAGGCATCTACTCCAATGTGGAACTGATGAAAGACTTTCTGGAAGAGAATCTACAGAGCATTGTTTGGCCGCGCGAGACAATTGTATCAACGGAGATTCTTGATGACGGAAAAAGAGTGTTCGTCGATGTCGATCTTCCGGAACTAGAAGATATGCCGAGGAAAACAGCTTCGGCTCCGCAGCGAGGCTATAAGCTGTCCGTAAAGGAAATGTCAGCTACGCAGATTCAACGACTGTACATGCGTCATGTGCATGGCATTGGATTCAGGATTATTGGAGAGACATTTAGTGCTTTACCCAACGCACAGGAATTGGTGCTCTCCGCATATTCGCAACGCCCGGATCGAGCAACTGGCCATGTAACGGATGAGTATCTTTATTCGGTCCGGGTAGACCGGGACTCTTGGTCTCATATAAACTTTGACAATTTACAGAACTTAGATATTGTTGAGGTCCTTGCGCAGTTTGATCTGAAGAGAAGCATGACAAAGACCGGTATCTTCAAACCCGTTGAACCCTTTGGTCCGAATGGATAGAAAAACGAACAAGCCTAACACGGTGCTACACGCGACCGGCTACGCCGGCGCGTGAGCTTGGTCATTGGGCAGCCAAATGAAGACGGTCCTAGTTATCGGGCTCTTTTCTCTAGTGCTCGGTAGTGCTGCGAGTGCCCAGGTGCCTGTGGTCGAGCAATTCTGCTCGGGAGGATGGGGCTTTCCTACTAACTCGTGGGCTCAGATTCACGCTGCTCTCGGTGAACCCCTCCGCGAAGACACCCAGACATTTCCCAACCCTCATCTCTCAGGTAGCCACATCACCAAACGGTCTGCGCAGTTTGCAGGCGGACGCGCCACAGTACTCATCGTCCCAGGTTCGCCCGAACGGCTGCTCCTACAAGAACTCGTGGTCGAAACGTCAACGGTTGCCCTGGTATCTGGACTTCGGGTCGGTCGCCCCCTTGCAGAATTTCAGCGTGTACTCGGAAAGGAAACCGACACCCACAACAACCGCTTTTCGTACCAGTGCGAATCAGATGCATTTGAACTCGAAGTACAAGATGGCATTGTGTCACGGGTCACATGGACCTTCTACACTGATTAGCCAGTGCCCGCTGCACAACAATACGCTCGAGCCGACCGCTGCCAGCGCGCTTCTCTTTCTGGCGGTTCCCTCGTCACTACGCTCCGAGGCGGCGGCTCGGCGCGAGCGTTGGGACTTATGAGAATTCGAACAATCTTACTAGCGTTGTTCATAGGGATCGTGGCGGGTTGCGATTCCTGGTTTCATCGTCGCATTGACATAAGCGGTCCAGAAGCTGCGGTAGCGCTGCCAAAGGACAGTGACAGTGCGGTGCTTGCAGCCATCCGGGAGTACGCAGGCCGAAAAGACATTTCTTGTAAAGATACGGGGCAGCTTCCCATTGAGTGCTGGCGGCAGCCCATTCGCATCTGGGCGGTTACATACGGCGATACAATCGTTGTCTGTTACACCGCAATGGGCATACCACTCGAAAGCAGCAAGTTTGAGCGACATATGGATGAACTCGAGAGTCTAATACGCGAAAGAACCGGAAATGCGGCAACAGTGGTGAAGGCTCAGTGTCCGGCACCACCAATGTTCTTGAATACGAAGGATCTAAGGGGACATTGAAGCATGAACTGTTTGGAAAATGGGGACAGTCCCCATTTTCTCATTCCCATTTTCTAGTCTCGCCGTGATTCAGGAAGTGGCCGCGCTTCCGATCCTCCGCCGCACCCCGCCGTCCGCGCCCGCCTGGAGGCGATCCATCAAGCCGAGGCGAAGCCCGACATCGACGCTCTCATCAAGCTCGGCGTAGAGGGGGTTGTGGTCCGAGAGTTCCGTTTTCAGGGCGAAATCGGGCGATAACCTTTCAAGTTCCTCCCTTCCATCGTCTCCGAAGTCTCCGAATTTTTCCTTTGGACCGCTCCTTCCATACCCCAATAAAGTAACATATTTTTTACGGCAACTGTTATGCCTAGACGTTATCATTTAGAAAAATATTAATTAAAACATGGACTTATGTCATACCGATTGAATAAAAAGTGGCATAATTAGATGAGAATTGGATGAGAAGCAGATCTGGAAGATCGTTGATCCTTTGCCATAAGAGTTGACTGAATGAGTGCGCGCAAGTGTTTTGAAATTGAAGATTCCCCGCAGCAAGCTGCGGGGAATCTTCGACCCGAAAGGATGGAAAGACTCTATTTGTATTCGCGCGTCTAACCTTCGCAGCAAGCTGCGAGGAATGCGACGCGCGTGCGTGTTCAAATTATTGGAGAAACAATGAAGGGACCTAGGTCGGAAGAGGGCGCGGGGTTGAACGCCCGTCATGGACCGGCGATCGTAAACATATTATCCGAAGAAACCTTCGACGACCTCACCCGTCTTGCCGCTCAACTCTGTTCCGCGCCGATCGCATTTATCCACGTCATCGAGAACAACCAACACTACATCAAGTCGGGCATCGGCCTGGAGCCGCAAGCGAATCCGCCTGACCTGCCGTTTTTCTCCCACGCCATTTTGCAATCCGATGTTTTTATCGTGTCGGATGTGTCGATCGACCCGCGATTTTCAACGGACCCACGGGTCCTCTCCGGTCCGCTTCGCTTTTACGCCGGCGTGCCTCTCATGACCGACCGGGGAGAGGTTGTGGGAACGCTCTGTGTGATGGGTCCGTCTCCGAAAGTGCTCCATCCCGATCAGATCGAATCCCTGCGAACAGCGGCTCGGCAGGTGACCTGTCGTTTTAATCTCAGGATTCAACTTGCCGAATTAAAACAGAACACCCAAGAAGGCAAGCTGTTCAGAGAGCGGCTTGCCGCGGAGCATGCCATCACACATGTGTTGGCCCAGTCCAAAACCCTGTCGGACGCCGTTCCGAAAATCCTTCGGATCGTCTGTGAAAGTCTGGGATGGACGATCGGTATTTTCTGGAGAGTCAGTGATCAGGTCAGCGCCCTGACCTGCGTTGAAACTTGGCAGGCCCCTTCCGCGAATCGCTCCGATTTTGAAGCGTTGAGTCGAGAGATGATTTTTGAGCCGAACGAGGGCCTTCCCGGACAGGTCTGGAGCCATGGAGCGCCGGCCTGGATCATCGATGCGGCTGAGGAGCCGCTGTTGGCCCGAGCCTCCCTTGCGGCAAAGGAGGGACTGCATGGGGCCTTCGCATTTCCGGTTCGAGGCCAGAATAAAATTCTCGGCGTGATGGAGTTCTTTTGCTCCGGGAAAAGGAAGCCGGACGACAGCTTGCTCGAAATGATGTCGAACGTAGGAAGCCAGATCGGTCAATTCATGGCGCGGAAACAGGCCGAGGAGACCCTCGTTCAATGGGCGGCGATTGTCGAGTCGTCCGAAGACGCCATCATCGGAAAGACCCTCGACGGGATCATCACCAGCTGGAACAGCGGGGCCGAGAAGATCTTCGGTTATTCTTCGGAGGAGGTTCTGGGCCAGCCGATCTCGATTCTCTTCCCGCCCGAGCGCCTGAATGAATTTCAGGAGATCCAGGATCGAATCGCGCAGGGGGAATCGGTGACCCACTACGAGACGATACGGGTGAGAAAAGACGGCAAGCGAATCGACGTCTCCATGACGATTTCACCGATTCGAGACAACGCGGGAAAGGTCGTCGGCGTCTCGTCGATCAAGCGGGATATCACCGGGCGAAAAGAGATGGAGAAGGCGCTCCGCGAGAGCGAGGCGCGCAAGGGGGCGATT encodes the following:
- a CDS encoding DUF5069 domain-containing protein produces the protein MKEKAPDLTKAFPRSPKEKLGGYAHLARMADKARAKGAGTLGEYLYPCPLDQALLKFLGLDGDLFQKAAVELGDQDLLKWFQHNAKVHTPEQIDAWNREFLSRTPQDEESRWRFLKTRERVAPNRTDVTSWIDLLDLEEGREVPQRTVKR
- a CDS encoding enolase C-terminal domain-like protein, with translation MATRFAAGRVPIDRIDVSAYRIPTDFSESDGTFEWTETTLVVVEATAGEVRGLGYSYAADAAARLIRERLARSVEGGDAMAVAGSWSEMVRAVRNLGRPGIASTAIAAVDNALWDLKARLLDLPLVTLLGAVRDGVPAYASGGFTSYSIPQLQKQLGGWIAEGFSRVKMKVGRHPAADLDRVRAAREAIGPGPELFVDANGAYGRKEALAMAEAFAEFGVTWFEEPVSSDDLEGLRLLRDRAPAGMAIAAGEYGYDLPYFARMLEAGAVDILQADATRCGGITGFLQTGPLCDARSMPLSAHTAPSLHTHPCCALARTVHVEYFYDHARIERMLFDGAISPSGGMLKPDLSRPGLGLELKRADAEKYAV
- the thiI gene encoding tRNA uracil 4-sulfurtransferase ThiI; this translates as MSKMPPNSLVVHYHEIALKGDNRPLFVRQLIENIQQATLRLGVQKIVAPRGRIILFLEEGANWTEIVGRLKSVFGIANYSPAWRRSTGYEAIEETIAALIPEKAFASFRMSARRGDKSYPIRSQELNERLGRFVEEKSGARVDLENPERTFHVEILPREALIYTEKHRGPGGLPVGVSGPVAALISGGIDSPVASYQMMKRGCTVSFIHFHSYPFVTKASWEKAEELVEHLTAYQFHSRLYAVPFGEVQRQIVTSAPPALRVVLYRRFMVRIAQELARREGAKALLTGESVGQVASQTLENLAVIEEVAALPILRPLIGFNKDEIITVAQEIGTYPISIQPDQDCCRLFIPPHPAVRARLEAIHQAEAKLDIDGLVKMGVEGVVMREFRFGEG
- a CDS encoding DoxX family protein; its protein translation is MKTDWHDYLALFGRIFIAAIFFMSGINKILAPGATQEMMAQAGMPLPGLFLVGAIVLEIGGALSLLFGAFTFWGSLALLIFMIPTTLIFHTNFADPNQMIHFMKNLAMIGGILYVMGAGPGRISVDAKRKPESYRRTEADARRRAA
- a CDS encoding sensory rhodopsin transducer, with protein sequence MRSPIGKRHWAIAEGYIPGWSHGPEPQFTSHETACILNTADQEAHVEITIYYADREPVGPYRVTVPARRTRHLRFNDLNDPEPIPRDTDYASVFDSDVPIVVQHTRLDSRQAENALLTTIAYAGNE
- a CDS encoding thiamine pyrophosphate-requiring protein, which produces MAETVSDFMVKRLLDWGIKRIYGYPGDGINGIMGALNRASDSMAFVQVRHEEMAAFMACAHAKFTGEVGVCLATSGPGAIHLLNGLYDAQLDHQPVVAIVGQQARTALGGHYQQEVDLITLFKDVAHEYVHMATDPAQVRHLIDRAIRIARSERCVTCVIVPADVQELEAVPSPERKHGTIFSGIGYADPRVVPADADLRRAADVLNAGERVAILIGAGAMGAADEVTEVADLLGTGVAKALLGKAALPDDLPFVTGSIGLLGTRPSWEMMANCDTLLMIGSRFPYSEFLPKEGQARGVQIDLDGRMLSMRYPMEVNLVGDSKETLRALIPYLQRKRDRRWREWIEGTIAEWWRVLEARAMNDADPLNPQRVAWELSPRLPDNAIIACDTGSVTNWYARDIKLRRGMMGSVSGTLATMGPGVPYAIAAKFAFPDRPVFALVGDGSMQMAGNNELITVAKYWKEWRNPQLIVLVLNNHDLNQVTWEQRVLVGDTKFEASQNVPDFPYAGYAESIGLKGIRVDSPDAVGPAWEEALAADRPVVVEAITDPNVPPLPPHITFEQAKSFAMSLFKGDPDAVGVIRQSFKDMVESYLPRRGK